The proteins below come from a single Chryseobacterium capnotolerans genomic window:
- the feoB gene encoding ferrous iron transport protein B, producing MQANKKKQILLVGNPNVGKSTVFNALCNKKQKTGNYAGVTVASHSGNYSYKNEDVEVIDLPGSYSVYPSSEDEAIFSKYLIDEQKNYAGVVYILEALSLKRGLLLFQQIQDLGIPMILIVNQIDQAERRGITIDVQKFSEALGIKIIQTNAKEQIGIDEVREAVYNNTFLKADKASFETPNEHKDFIQKLISQKGFENEYKAWMSLSLGTDLEKIDPAMDQINGSEVKSLVPKRLQVQETVRRYQNVDKILANVISKQPQFKELLTEKLDKILVHKFWGYVVFLLILLIIFQSVFFLAEYPMNWIEEFFSWLSAFTGEHLPEGPINSLISNGIVPGIGGIVVFAPQIGILLYFLYLLEDSGYMARVVFLMDRLLRPFGLNGKSIVPLVSGTACAIPAVISTRNIENVKERLLTILVTPFMTCSARLPVYSIIIGLIISEGSFLGIKYKALVLMGMYLLGFLVALFSAAILKRFIKDNGKTYLVMDLPAYKKPLFGYDLKMVLGKVWDFITGAGKIIFIVSIIIWVLSYFGPKQQPNEFVASDVHLDHSYLAKMGKGIEPLIAPLGYDWKMGVGILTSFVAREVFVGTMSTLYSLEDDAPEVKVIDKMRRDVKPNGEKVFSFATGISVLLFYAFAMQCVSTLAVVYRETKSWKWTGFQVAMMTGLAYFVSMIVYQILK from the coding sequence ATGCAGGCAAACAAGAAAAAACAGATACTTTTAGTCGGAAATCCTAATGTAGGAAAGTCAACGGTTTTTAATGCGCTTTGTAACAAAAAGCAGAAAACCGGAAATTATGCCGGAGTTACCGTAGCAAGTCATTCGGGAAACTATTCTTATAAAAACGAGGATGTTGAAGTTATTGACCTTCCGGGTTCTTACAGTGTATATCCAAGTTCAGAAGATGAAGCTATTTTCTCAAAATACCTTATTGATGAACAAAAGAACTATGCTGGAGTTGTTTATATTCTTGAAGCATTAAGTTTAAAAAGAGGTCTTCTTCTATTCCAGCAGATTCAGGATCTTGGCATCCCGATGATTCTGATCGTTAACCAGATCGATCAGGCGGAAAGAAGAGGGATCACAATAGATGTTCAGAAATTTTCAGAAGCATTAGGGATTAAGATCATTCAAACCAATGCGAAGGAACAGATTGGGATTGATGAAGTGAGGGAAGCTGTTTATAACAATACATTTTTGAAGGCTGATAAAGCCTCTTTTGAAACACCGAACGAACATAAAGATTTTATTCAGAAACTGATCTCTCAAAAAGGGTTTGAGAATGAATATAAGGCCTGGATGAGTCTTTCACTGGGAACAGATCTTGAAAAAATAGATCCCGCAATGGATCAGATCAATGGTTCTGAGGTTAAAAGTTTGGTTCCTAAAAGATTACAGGTTCAGGAGACAGTTAGGAGATATCAGAATGTAGATAAAATACTGGCTAACGTCATTTCCAAACAACCTCAGTTCAAAGAATTGCTGACAGAGAAACTGGATAAAATTTTGGTGCACAAATTCTGGGGATATGTAGTTTTCTTATTGATTTTATTAATAATATTTCAAAGTGTTTTTTTCCTTGCAGAATATCCGATGAATTGGATTGAAGAATTTTTCTCTTGGCTGTCAGCCTTTACAGGAGAACATCTTCCGGAAGGGCCAATCAATTCACTGATTTCTAACGGGATTGTTCCGGGAATAGGTGGAATTGTAGTCTTTGCCCCACAGATTGGTATTTTACTATATTTCCTTTACCTATTGGAAGATTCAGGATATATGGCAAGAGTTGTTTTCCTGATGGATAGGCTTCTTCGCCCATTTGGATTGAACGGGAAAAGTATTGTGCCCCTTGTTTCAGGAACAGCATGTGCAATTCCGGCTGTGATTTCCACAAGAAATATTGAGAACGTTAAAGAAAGATTACTTACGATATTGGTAACACCTTTTATGACGTGTTCTGCAAGACTTCCGGTATACAGTATTATCATCGGATTAATTATTTCAGAAGGGTCGTTCTTAGGAATAAAATATAAAGCTTTGGTTCTGATGGGAATGTACCTTTTGGGGTTCTTAGTGGCTTTATTCTCTGCGGCTATTCTGAAAAGATTCATTAAAGACAATGGAAAAACATATTTGGTAATGGACCTTCCTGCTTATAAAAAACCACTTTTTGGATATGACCTTAAAATGGTTTTAGGAAAAGTATGGGATTTCATTACCGGAGCAGGGAAAATAATCTTCATTGTAAGTATTATTATCTGGGTTTTAAGCTATTTCGGACCAAAACAACAACCAAATGAGTTTGTAGCTTCAGATGTTCACTTAGATCATTCTTACCTGGCTAAAATGGGGAAAGGAATAGAGCCGCTGATCGCTCCGCTGGGTTACGATTGGAAAATGGGAGTAGGAATCCTGACCAGCTTTGTCGCAAGAGAAGTATTCGTTGGAACCATGTCAACGCTGTATAGCCTCGAGGATGATGCTCCGGAAGTAAAAGTAATTGATAAAATGAGAAGAGATGTAAAGCCAAACGGAGAAAAAGTCTTCAGTTTTGCAACCGGAATTTCCGTTCTTCTGTTTTACGCGTTTGCAATGCAGTGTGTGTCTACACTGGCAGTAGTCTATAGAGAAACTAAAAGCTGGAAATGGACGGGCTTTCAGGTAGCTATGATGACAGGTTTGGCATATTTTGTGTCGATGATAGTATATCAAATTTTAAAATAA
- a CDS encoding T9SS type A sorting domain-containing protein — MRTNLIKTALLTSLLFFMNTLIFAQKVYASNQTSQIYGVCLLCSIQNPQYAVGNNENDYSSMQIPLGTIARLEQNLIFPTTTKQNKVVIGIGTAQALSLALLGGVAIETFNGNTSNNDYKIITNDLLKLEISNPSRGTIEVFVSKPYDRLKITLNSGLLNLNGALRIYYIYHKPEACTFPPFDPLHYYSFNGNINDAVNGYNMTSTASPIFQNNMPCGQGLGTTSETPKYSLTAGYKKENGKTSSDLALHHTISFWAKTEQQEGSESPKVVVEPILDRLIILPDSLKLKLSSAYPSFGFFDNIEFGQVPNTSTSFNHYVINTKNGLILVYKNGKQIANNEAPFYLEWGTMPIFLNLLGDDVSNIITLNQAQIDEFIVYDKVLTPEEIQILYTSYNWSPSTPSDSTISRMKNTSAEEWFTVSPNPSSGQITLDGNILLSDSQISLRNLSGKEVYQSKLNFKTFDLPDILPDGVYILSLKTKDNKVYSRKIILTR, encoded by the coding sequence ATGAGAACAAATTTAATAAAAACAGCTTTGCTTACCTCATTGCTATTCTTTATGAATACATTAATTTTTGCACAAAAAGTGTACGCAAGTAACCAAACCTCACAAATTTATGGAGTGTGCCTTCTCTGCTCTATTCAAAATCCACAATATGCCGTGGGAAATAATGAAAATGATTATTCTTCTATGCAGATTCCATTGGGAACTATTGCCAGACTCGAGCAGAATCTGATTTTTCCTACAACAACAAAACAAAATAAGGTTGTCATTGGGATCGGAACTGCCCAAGCATTGTCTTTAGCTTTACTAGGAGGAGTAGCAATAGAAACATTCAATGGTAACACTTCAAATAATGATTATAAAATCATCACCAATGATTTACTCAAACTGGAAATATCAAATCCAAGCAGAGGAACTATTGAAGTTTTTGTTTCTAAACCATATGACCGGCTAAAGATAACTTTAAACAGCGGCCTTCTTAACCTTAATGGTGCCCTTAGGATATATTACATCTATCACAAACCCGAAGCCTGTACTTTCCCCCCTTTCGACCCCTTACATTATTATTCTTTCAATGGTAATATTAACGACGCTGTTAATGGCTACAATATGACAAGCACTGCCAGTCCTATATTCCAGAATAATATGCCTTGTGGCCAAGGGCTAGGAACTACATCAGAGACTCCAAAATATAGTCTGACAGCCGGATATAAAAAAGAAAATGGTAAAACGTCCAGCGACTTAGCACTTCATCATACTATTTCTTTTTGGGCAAAAACAGAACAGCAAGAAGGAAGCGAATCTCCAAAGGTAGTTGTTGAGCCAATACTTGATAGACTTATCATACTTCCTGATAGTCTAAAGCTAAAACTTTCGTCGGCATATCCAAGTTTCGGATTTTTCGATAATATAGAGTTTGGTCAAGTACCCAACACATCAACCTCTTTCAACCATTATGTAATTAATACAAAGAATGGTTTGATACTGGTATATAAAAATGGTAAGCAAATAGCTAATAATGAAGCACCATTCTATCTGGAATGGGGAACTATGCCTATATTCTTAAATTTATTAGGAGATGATGTTTCAAATATCATTACGCTCAACCAAGCACAAATTGATGAATTTATAGTATATGACAAAGTACTTACTCCGGAAGAGATTCAGATATTGTATACTTCATATAACTGGTCACCATCAACTCCGTCTGATTCTACTATAAGCAGAATGAAAAACACTTCAGCAGAAGAGTGGTTCACAGTATCTCCCAATCCATCTTCCGGTCAGATTACTTTAGATGGCAATATACTTCTATCAGACTCACAGATCTCCCTCAGAAACCTTTCCGGAAAAGAAGTATACCAATCGAAACTGAATTTTAAAACATTTGATTTGCCGGATATTTTGCCGGACGGAGTATATATTCTTAGCCTTAAAACCAAAGACAACAAAGTATATAGCCGTAAGATTATTCTGACAAGATAA
- a CDS encoding DUF4421 family protein, with product MSLTKGIFVASVLLLTIQVNAQRDTTDIKSYADQVMIRANLDTNIESYIFTEGEEGNEKKQIFSINNKTKVSFSIDYKIISATISFAPRFFDGNNDNDLKGNSSYTDFSVRFFPNRLIQNLYYKNVKGFYIENMKEVLPDWKEGDPYMQFPDLRVQSFGGSTAYILNKNFSARSIYTQGEWQKKSSGSWVPFLDYDLTILRNKIEDQKAKETQYKLGANMGYFYNWVLGKNVNIAPYLALGLGGKFSTYRDVFGDGSIKNVQYLTLRMEGGLHIGYNTDRFLFGGKMNFSAYAYNQTKNQAVQNNSVYGLLYIGYRFAPPRVVANTYDKIQKKIPVL from the coding sequence TTGAGTCTTACAAAAGGAATATTTGTTGCATCGGTTTTACTGTTGACTATCCAGGTCAATGCACAAAGAGATACCACAGATATTAAATCTTACGCTGATCAGGTAATGATTCGTGCCAATCTGGATACCAATATCGAAAGTTATATTTTTACAGAAGGCGAAGAAGGAAACGAAAAGAAACAAATCTTTTCTATCAATAATAAAACAAAAGTTTCCTTTTCCATAGATTATAAGATCATAAGTGCTACCATATCCTTTGCTCCCCGATTTTTTGATGGAAATAATGACAACGACCTGAAAGGGAATAGTTCTTATACAGACTTTAGTGTCAGGTTTTTTCCTAATCGATTGATCCAGAACCTTTATTACAAAAATGTAAAGGGCTTTTATATTGAAAATATGAAAGAAGTCCTTCCTGATTGGAAGGAAGGAGATCCTTATATGCAATTCCCGGATTTAAGAGTACAAAGCTTTGGAGGCTCTACCGCCTATATTCTGAATAAAAACTTTTCCGCAAGAAGTATCTACACCCAGGGTGAATGGCAAAAGAAAAGCAGTGGCAGCTGGGTTCCGTTTCTGGACTATGACCTTACGATTTTAAGAAATAAAATAGAAGATCAGAAAGCCAAAGAAACACAGTATAAATTAGGAGCCAATATGGGCTACTTCTACAATTGGGTACTCGGAAAAAATGTAAATATTGCCCCTTACCTGGCTCTCGGACTCGGAGGAAAATTTTCAACGTATCGCGATGTTTTTGGAGATGGCTCTATAAAGAATGTCCAATATCTGACTTTAAGAATGGAAGGCGGGCTTCATATAGGATACAATACAGATCGGTTTTTATTCGGTGGAAAAATGAATTTCAGTGCCTATGCTTATAACCAAACAAAAAATCAAGCTGTACAGAACAATAGCGTATATGGTTTACTGTACATTGGCTATCGTTTTGCACCTCCGAGAGTTGTAGCGAATACCTATGATAAAATTCAAAAAAAGATCCCTGTTTTATAA
- a CDS encoding Crp/Fnr family transcriptional regulator, protein MHKNGLAPFFFYTCMFEHIKNKFPFSKQKWRKFLGCFERMEVPAKTVLLNEGEVSNNAFYLEKGIVRAWYNNDGKDVTFQFFLENTMFSSLESFKKGLPSMVSFETVEPCVLYKIKKPDVEAFLEEIYESPEMRTFFMDALFERIFDYMKHFFSFIKDTPQQRYINLAEKKPEIIKRVPQHYIASYLGITTVHLSRIKAKILKERSS, encoded by the coding sequence ATGCATAAGAACGGACTTGCTCCGTTCTTTTTTTATACCTGTATGTTTGAACATATCAAAAACAAATTTCCCTTTTCCAAACAGAAGTGGAGAAAATTCCTAGGCTGCTTTGAGCGGATGGAAGTGCCTGCTAAAACGGTGCTTTTAAACGAAGGTGAAGTATCCAATAATGCATTCTATCTGGAAAAAGGAATTGTAAGAGCCTGGTATAATAATGATGGTAAAGATGTGACATTCCAGTTTTTTCTTGAAAATACTATGTTTTCTTCTCTTGAAAGCTTTAAAAAGGGCCTTCCCAGTATGGTCTCCTTTGAAACAGTAGAACCCTGTGTTTTATATAAAATTAAAAAACCGGACGTAGAAGCATTTCTGGAAGAGATTTATGAAAGTCCTGAAATGAGAACATTTTTTATGGATGCCCTTTTTGAAAGAATCTTCGACTATATGAAACATTTCTTTTCCTTTATAAAAGATACTCCCCAACAGCGATATATAAATCTTGCAGAAAAAAAACCGGAAATCATTAAAAGAGTTCCTCAACATTATATTGCATCTTATTTAGGAATTACAACAGTACACCTCAGTCGAATAAAGGCTAAAATATTGAAAGAGAGGAGCTCTTAG
- a CDS encoding quinone oxidoreductase family protein has protein sequence MKAAVVFEKGGIPQYADFPEPEISNENEVLVTVKAASIKNLDKARASGKHYSTENEVHQPTIVGSDGVGYLENGSKVYFFSKKGTVAEKAAANPKMMVAIPEGLNFSIAAALPNAVMGSAMALKFRAGIQSGNVVLVNGATGITGRIAVQIAKVYGAKKIIVTGRNEESLQALRELGADEVVSLKLSDEDFKKKIKEIHNETPIDIVIDYIWGHSVEMILSAFKGDGTFSHRTKLITIGGMSGDTIQLSSQILRATDIHISGSGLGSWTKEESALLFSEIIPEIFQAAVEGKIKIETEEADIKDIETVWNAEIQSGKRLVIKI, from the coding sequence ATGAAAGCAGCAGTAGTATTTGAAAAAGGAGGTATCCCTCAATATGCAGATTTTCCGGAACCGGAAATATCAAATGAAAACGAGGTCTTAGTAACTGTAAAGGCAGCATCCATTAAAAACCTTGATAAAGCAAGAGCCAGTGGAAAGCACTATTCTACAGAAAACGAAGTCCATCAGCCAACGATTGTAGGTTCAGATGGAGTAGGTTACCTTGAAAACGGATCAAAAGTTTATTTTTTCAGTAAAAAAGGAACCGTTGCAGAAAAGGCAGCTGCCAATCCTAAAATGATGGTGGCTATTCCTGAGGGATTGAATTTTTCTATAGCAGCGGCCCTTCCCAATGCGGTGATGGGATCTGCAATGGCATTAAAATTCAGGGCCGGTATACAGTCTGGGAACGTTGTTCTGGTGAATGGTGCAACCGGAATTACAGGCAGAATAGCCGTTCAGATTGCAAAAGTATATGGAGCTAAAAAAATTATTGTTACAGGAAGAAATGAAGAATCTCTACAGGCGCTTCGTGAGCTGGGTGCGGATGAAGTGGTTTCCCTGAAGTTAAGTGATGAGGATTTTAAAAAGAAAATAAAGGAAATTCATAATGAAACTCCTATTGATATTGTGATTGATTATATCTGGGGGCACTCTGTGGAAATGATTTTATCAGCCTTTAAAGGTGATGGGACATTTTCGCATAGAACTAAGCTGATTACGATAGGCGGAATGAGCGGCGATACCATCCAATTGTCTTCACAGATTCTCAGAGCAACAGATATTCATATTTCGGGATCAGGTTTGGGAAGCTGGACGAAGGAAGAATCAGCATTACTATTTTCAGAAATTATTCCTGAAATATTCCAGGCTGCTGTGGAAGGAAAAATTAAAATAGAAACAGAAGAGGCTGATATAAAAGATATCGAAACGGTATGGAATGCTGAGATACAAAGTGGAAAAAGGCTTGTAATAAAAATTTAA